The Virgibacillus dokdonensis genome includes a window with the following:
- a CDS encoding metal ABC transporter permease, which translates to MEQFSALLSSANLQWVLVGSLLLGFASGVIGSFVLLKKQSLISDAMAHAALPGVCIVYILFQVKSVPYLLAGAAVTSLIATQSIQTIVKWTRIKTDAAIGITLSVFFGLGIVLLTYIQQNATGNQAGLDSFIFGQAASLVKGDVQLIAAGALCLIILTALFFKEFKISIFDPQFAKGLGLPVTFFNAVMLFLVVAVVVIGIQMVGVVLIAALLITPPISARYWTDQLGWMTILAGVFGAISGVSGAVLSTAIQNLPTGPIIVLSASVIFLFSLLFGTKKGLLLKGGRNA; encoded by the coding sequence ATGGAACAATTTAGTGCTCTTTTATCAAGTGCCAACTTACAATGGGTATTAGTTGGAAGTTTATTGCTAGGTTTTGCAAGTGGGGTTATCGGCAGTTTCGTTTTATTAAAAAAACAAAGTTTAATTAGTGATGCGATGGCTCATGCTGCACTGCCTGGTGTTTGTATCGTTTATATTCTGTTTCAGGTAAAATCCGTTCCCTATTTACTAGCAGGTGCTGCTGTTACGAGCTTAATAGCAACACAGTCTATACAAACCATTGTGAAATGGACACGGATTAAAACAGATGCAGCTATCGGCATCACATTATCTGTATTCTTCGGGCTTGGCATTGTTCTATTAACCTATATTCAACAAAATGCAACTGGTAATCAAGCTGGACTTGATTCCTTTATTTTCGGGCAAGCCGCTTCTCTCGTTAAAGGGGATGTGCAATTAATTGCAGCTGGAGCATTATGCTTAATCATTCTAACAGCACTATTTTTCAAAGAATTTAAGATTAGTATCTTTGATCCACAATTTGCTAAAGGATTAGGTTTACCAGTTACCTTTTTCAATGCCGTCATGTTATTTCTTGTTGTCGCAGTCGTTGTAATTGGTATTCAAATGGTCGGCGTTGTACTCATTGCAGCGTTATTAATTACGCCGCCTATTTCTGCACGTTACTGGACAGATCAGCTCGGTTGGATGACCATTTTAGCGGGCGTATTTGGGGCTATCTCTGGTGTAAGTGGGGCTGTCTTAAGTACAGCAATACAAAACTTACCTACCGGGCCAATTATCGTATTAAGTGCCTCCGTTATTTTCCTCTTTTCCTTACTGTTTGGGACGAAGAAGGGTTTATTGCTGAAAGGAGGAAGAAATGCATGA
- a CDS encoding metal ABC transporter ATP-binding protein, with the protein MNALKVNNMSVSYDKQLALENVSFSVPEGSMTGIIGPNGAGKSTLIKSILQLLPTVSGTVEVFKKPLRSQRKIIGYVPQRSEVDWDFPTNALDVVLMGRYNHIGMFKRASKKEVTWAKHCLQRVGMQDYASRQISQLSGGQQQRVFLARAMAQDAKIYFMDEPFAGVDASTEKAIIQLMKEWKSDGKTVLVVHHDLQTVDDYFDHVLLLNKTPIAYGETNRVFTLANLEEAYGGKIAFLQQGSAAAKGST; encoded by the coding sequence ATGAATGCCTTGAAGGTGAACAATATGTCTGTATCATATGATAAACAACTCGCATTAGAAAATGTTTCTTTTTCTGTCCCTGAAGGGTCGATGACTGGCATCATTGGCCCTAATGGAGCTGGTAAATCAACATTAATCAAGTCTATTTTACAACTATTACCTACTGTATCAGGGACGGTAGAAGTATTTAAAAAGCCCTTACGTAGCCAAAGAAAAATAATTGGTTATGTACCTCAACGTAGCGAAGTAGATTGGGATTTTCCAACCAATGCTCTAGATGTAGTGTTAATGGGCAGGTACAATCATATTGGTATGTTTAAGCGAGCAAGCAAAAAGGAAGTAACATGGGCAAAACATTGTCTGCAACGGGTAGGCATGCAAGATTATGCCTCTCGCCAAATCAGCCAACTTTCTGGTGGTCAGCAACAACGTGTATTTTTAGCCCGCGCAATGGCACAAGATGCAAAAATATATTTCATGGATGAACCTTTTGCAGGTGTCGATGCGTCAACCGAAAAAGCAATTATTCAATTAATGAAAGAATGGAAAAGCGATGGAAAAACCGTTCTCGTTGTGCACCATGACTTACAAACAGTAGATGATTATTTTGACCATGTCCTGCTACTAAATAAAACACCAATCGCGTATGGAGAAACGAATCGAGTATTCACACTTGCTAACTTAGAAGAAGCATATGGAGGTAAAATTGCTTTCTTACAACAAGGCTCCGCGGCGGCAAAGGGGAGTACATAA
- a CDS encoding metal ABC transporter solute-binding protein, Zn/Mn family yields the protein MMRKIGFISFTILLIAFLAGCGSSAKETSGSSEKPVKVVATIAQIGDVVENIGGDHVDVYSIMGPGTDPHLYNAVQGDIQQMTEAEIIFYNGLHLEGQMGEIFEEMRQDKPTIPVAESIPEDKLLADPESPEVSDPHVWFDIELWKYAAESIRDGLSKLDPDNKETYEKNTKAYMIELDELHAYAKERFNEIPEESRVLVTAHDAFNYFGKAFEFEVMGLQGLSTESDYGVNDIQRIIDVLVERNIKGVFVESSVSERSINAVVEGAKEKGHDVSIGGELYSDAMGEAGTEEGTYIGMFRHNIDTIVEALK from the coding sequence ATGATGAGGAAAATAGGCTTTATCAGTTTTACGATCCTACTTATCGCATTTCTTGCAGGTTGCGGATCAAGTGCCAAGGAGACCAGTGGCTCAAGTGAAAAACCTGTTAAAGTAGTTGCTACTATCGCACAAATTGGAGATGTTGTTGAGAATATTGGCGGTGATCATGTAGATGTTTATAGCATTATGGGACCAGGAACGGATCCGCATCTTTATAATGCGGTACAGGGAGATATTCAACAAATGACCGAAGCAGAAATTATTTTTTACAATGGGCTTCATTTAGAGGGGCAAATGGGTGAAATTTTTGAAGAAATGCGCCAAGATAAACCAACCATCCCTGTGGCAGAAAGTATACCAGAGGACAAGCTGCTTGCAGATCCAGAAAGCCCTGAAGTAAGTGATCCCCATGTTTGGTTTGATATTGAATTATGGAAATATGCAGCTGAGTCCATTCGCGATGGACTCAGCAAATTAGATCCAGACAACAAAGAGACTTACGAAAAAAACACAAAAGCGTATATGATAGAGTTAGATGAACTGCATGCTTATGCAAAGGAACGCTTCAATGAAATTCCAGAAGAAAGCCGTGTACTTGTAACTGCCCACGATGCGTTTAATTACTTCGGCAAAGCGTTCGAGTTTGAAGTAATGGGATTACAAGGACTAAGTACTGAATCCGATTATGGTGTGAACGATATTCAAAGAATCATTGATGTGTTAGTAGAACGAAACATTAAAGGTGTATTTGTGGAAAGCAGTGTGTCCGAGCGATCGATTAACGCCGTTGTAGAAGGAGCAAAAGAAAAAGGACATGACGTTTCCATTGGTGGTGAACTTTATTCTGATGCAATGGGTGAAGCAGGCACAGAAGAAGGAACTTATATTGGCATGTTTAGGCACAATATTGACACCATTGTGGAAGCCTTAAAATAA